A window from Pangasianodon hypophthalmus isolate fPanHyp1 chromosome 16, fPanHyp1.pri, whole genome shotgun sequence encodes these proteins:
- the fbxl5 gene encoding F-box/LRR-repeat protein 5: MAPFPDEVDVFTGPHWRMKQLVGLYCDKLSKTNFSNNNDFRSFLQTLCATFKEFKIHEQIENEYIIELLQQRSRTTYNVHSDNKLSEMLSLFEKGLRNVKSECEQLNYARQLKERLEAFTQDFLPHMKEEEEVFQPMLMEYFTYEELKAIKRQVIAQHCSQQQWDTAAEVLKGLNLWSQAEELHKAFKYSDHEKTEDERDSCASTHISALPQEVMVRLFRYLGPEDLCRCSQVCHAWAQVVKTGLLWRHLYPVRWARGDYYRGPPGEPDQDADEDWVRNLQEEGRAYQEWDEDADVDESEEACEDTLAISAVRKEKKLLNGMIQNLLPAVGSSVRTLSLAYSAAVSSKMVRQILSLCPNLIHLDLTQTDVTDSAFEGWAELGACRTLEHLDLSGCEKITDYTLKILSLGLGDLTTPRLSKNSPDRKNKLLKTPPSAIKLLDKHSGYSLGRARTALVFKWRPGGRSMSCSPVWVLDPAELADIEDAADWTRREGVAGHNEARSGILGVQAGGRSCCCRMMRSFRTDIGSTYLQQLYGTLGEVQCGHSACCSSDTALRTVKGAQCEPQATGGNTELWTKCPSEGESRTDQSGACRALRFLSLSGCYQITDFGLRCLSQAGGLPLLEHLNLSGCLFITEVGLHELVSVCPSLKDEHFYYCDNINGPHADRASGCQNLQCGFRVCCRSGE, from the exons CTGTCAAAGACGAACTTCTCCAACAACAATGATTTCCGCTCGTTCCTCCAGACGCTCTGTGCCACCTTCAAGGAGTTCAAAATCCACGAGCAGATCGAGAACGAGTACATCATCGAGCTGCTGCAGCAGCGCAGCCGCACCACCTACAACGTGCACTCCGACAACAAGCTCTCCGAGATGCTGTCGCTCTTTGAAAAAGGCCTCAGGAATGTcaag AGCGAGTGTGAACAGCTGAACTATGCACGGCAGCTGAAAGAGCGTCTCGAGGCTTTTACCCAGGACTTCCTTCCTCACatgaaggaggaagaggag GTGTTCCAGCCCATGCTGATGGAGTACTTCACCTATGAGGAGCTGAAGGCCATAAAGAGACAGGTGATAGCGCAGCACTGCAGCCAGCAGCAGTGGGACACGGCCGCCGAGGTGCTGAAGGGCTTAAACCTGTGGAGTCAGGCCGAGGAGCTGCACAAGGCCTTCAAATACTCCGACCACGAGAAGACCGAGGACG AACGTGACAGCTGCGCGAGCACGCACATCTCGGCGCTGCCGCAGGAGGTCATGGTGCGGCTGTTTCGTTACCTGGGCCCGGAGGACCTGTGCCGCTGCAGCCAGGTGTGCCATGCTTGGGCACAGGTGGTTAAAACGGGCTTGCTGTGGAGACACCTGTACCCCGTCCGCTGGGCCAGAG GCGATTATTACCGTGGTCCACCAGGGGAGCCAGACCAGGACGCTGATGAAGACTGGGTGCGGAACCTGCAGGAGGAAGGACGAGCGTATCAGGAGTGGGACGAGGACGCAGATGTTGATGAATCAG aggaagcatgtgaggACACGCTGGCCATCAGTGCTGTGCGCAAAGAAAAGAAGTTGCTGAATGGAATGATCCAGAACCTTCTCCCAGCCGTGGGGTCATCGGTTCGCACCCTGAGCTTGGCTTACAGTGCTGCCGTCTCCAGCAaaatg GTGCGTCAGATCCTTAGTCTTTGCCCAAATCTCATACACTTGGATCTCACCCAGACTGATGTTACTGATTCGGCTTTTGAAGG TTGGGCGGAGTTGGGGGCGTGTCGCACACTCGAGCATTTGGACCTATCAGGCTGTGAGAAGATCACCGACTACACACTGAAGATTTTGTCCCTGGGTTTAGGTGATCTGACCACACCCAGGTTGTCCAAGAACAGCCCCGATCGCAAAAACAAGCTTCTGAAGACGCCGCCGTCTGCCATCAAACTTCTGGACAAGCACTCCGGTTATTCTCTAGGACGTGCACGCACGGCTCTCGTCTTTAAGTGGAGGCCCGGTGGGCGGAGCATGAGCTGCAGCCCTGTCTGGGTTCTGGATCCAGCCGAGCTCGCCGACATCGAGGACGCAGCCGATTGGACTAGAAGAGAAGGCGTGGCCGGACACAACGAGGCGCGTAGTGGTATTTTAGGGGTGCAGGCAGGAGGCAGGTCGTGCTGCTGTAGGATGATGCGGAGCTTTAGGACTGACATTGGCTCCACCTACTTACAGCAGCTGTATGGCACTCTGGGGGAAGTGCAGTGTGGTCACTCTGCATGTTGCAGCTCAGACACCGCTTTAAGGACAGTGAAAGGAGCGCAGTGTGAGCCTCAAGCCACAGGGGGCAACACTGAGCTTTGGACTAAATGCCCTTCTGAGGGCGAGTCAAGGACTGATCAGTCAGGAGCCTGTCGAGCTCTGAGGTTCCTCAGCCTGTCAGGATGCTATCAGATCACAGACTTCGGCCTGAG gtgtCTCTCTCAGGCAGGAGGGCTTCCTCTGCTGGAGCATCTGAACCTCTCGGGCTGTTTGTTCATCACTGAAGTGGGACTGCATGAGCTGGTGTCTGTGTGTCCCTCGCTCAAGGACGAACACTTCTACTACTGCGATAACATCaacg GTCCTCACGCTGACAGAGCGAGTGGATGTCAGAATCTGCAGTGCGGCTTCAGGGTTTGCTGTCGCTCCGGAGAGTGA
- the ftr92 gene encoding tripartite motif-containing protein 16, which produces MKLKLWFSASGTDLFYSSLLHTLKMITTSKPRSRNLPECCLCLTKSKDVVTIPCGHYYCTSCTDGLVSKYERTGSYSCPQCSQTFSTKPDQDGPVDTAVDSLRETDLYTEPSAAPAAGPSSSSLTRPEQGSPVDKLRKTAFHMHTTADTTSRPEDVACDACTDSTHKAVRSCLMCLASYCDTHLRLHNDLHVRAAHTLVDASDQLQATTCSIHGKVLEVYCLKDKQRICCMCMLEDHKGHDMVAAGQAEKKEELRNSKQMITEQEKQLKELRLAKNSLRHIAIATEEESERLFTELIRSIQGSQSLMKVLIRAQERAELDRIKEVMKQVEEELTELKRSDAEMEQLSSTQNDIHFLQSVQALSLTSANVLKMTVNPQFSFGEVVKSISVLKEQIEDIWQREFDQIAAAVKKDKIVVPSEPKTRKDFLQYLVPLSLDPNTAHQSLKMCEEKSVACSTKCQPYPDHTERFDWWAQVLCREPLNTRCYWEAEWTGLHGVDIAVSYRDITRKGEDDECSFGYNKQSWSLDCAILKYAFVHDNVETDISAPVSHRIGVYLDYKAGVLAFYSVSDCMTLLHRAETRFTQPLYAGFGLYQGSTVKICQPDTEAKQTDTQRVKSSTTENGKNTRRKEHNGLPFGAGV; this is translated from the exons atgaaactgaaattgtGGTTCTCTGCTTCCGGGACAGATCTCTTTTACTCTTCCCTGCtgcatacattaaaaatgataacCACCAGCAAGCCACGCTCACGGAACCTTCCTGAGTGCTGTTTGTGTCTTACAAAGTCTAAGGATGTTGTTACTATTCCCTGTGGGCACTACTACTGCACTTCCTGCACTGACGGCTTGGTCAGTAAGTATGAACGCACAGGCTCGTACAGCTGCCCacagtgttcacaaactttctccACCAAGCCTGATCAGGATGGACCAGTGGACACAGCTGTGGACAGTCTCAGAGAGACAGATCTCTACACTGAACCCTCAGCAGCCCCAGCTGCTGGTCCATCCTCTTCCAGCTTGACCAGGCCTGAGCAGGGCAGCCCTGTGGACAAACTGAGAAAGACAGCTTTCCACATGCACACCACAGCAGACACCACTTCCAGGCCTGAGGACGTGGCCTGCGACGCGTGCACTGACAGCACACACAAAGCTGTCAGGTCCTGCCTGATGTGTCTGGCCTCATACTGTGACACACACCTCCGGCTGCACAACGACCTCCATGTGAGGGCTGCACACACTCTGGTGGATGCTTCTGATCAGCTACAGGCCACGACGTGCTCCATACACGGTAAAGTCCTGGAGGTTTATTGCCTTAAAGACAAACAACGTATCTGTTGCATGTGCATGCTGGAGGATCATAAAGGGCATGACATGGTGGCAGCAGGACAGGCAGAAAAGAAG GAGGAGTTAAGAAATTCCAAGCAGATGATCACAGAGCAAGAGAAGCAGCTAAAGGAGCTTCGCTTGGCTAAAAACTCTCTCAGG CACATCGCAATAGCTACGGAGGAGGAGAGCGAGCGGCTTTTCACCGAGCTGATCCGCTCTATACAGGGCAGCCAGTCTCTGATGAAGGTCCTGATCCGAGCTCAGGAGCGAGCAGAACTGGACCGAATCAAGGAGGTGATGAagcaggtggaggaggagtTAACTGAGCTGAAGAGGAGTGATGCTGAGATGGAGCAGCTCTCGAGCACTCAGAATGACATCCACTTCCTACAG TCAGTTCAGGCCCTGAGTCTCACTTCTGCAAATGTCTTAAAGATGACAGTCAATCCTCAGTTCTCTTTCGGCGAAGTGGTGAAATCCATCTCTGTGCTCAAGGAGCAGATAGAAGACATCTGGCAGCGTGAATTTGATCAAATAGCAGCAGCAG TGAAAAAAGACAAGATTGTAGTTCCTTCTGAACCGAAGACAAGAAAGGACTTCCTGCAAT ATCTGGTCCCGCTGTCTCTGGACCCCAACACAGCCCACCAGAGCCTGAAGATGTGTGAAGAGAAGAGCGTGGCGTGCAGCACCAAGTGCCAGCCCTACCCTGACCACACTGAACGCTTTGACTGGTGGGCTCAGGTTCTGTGCCGAGAGCCTCTGAATACACGCTGCTACTGGGAGGCCGAGTGGACGGGATTACATGGAGTGGACATTGCAGTCTCGTACAGAGACATCACCCGGAAGGGAGAAGATGATGAATGCAGCTTTGGGTACAACAAACAGAGCTGGAGTTTGGACTGTGCCATATTGAAATATGCTTTTGTGCATGACAATGTCGAAACGGACATCTCAGCACCTGTATCCCACAGGATAGGGGTGTATCTCGACTACAAGGCCGGAGTGCTGGCCTTCTATAGCGTCTCGGACTGTATGACGCTCCTCCACAGAGCAGAGACGAGGTTCACACAGCCTCTATATGCCGGGTTTGGGTTGTATCAGGGATCCACAGTGAAGATATGCCAGCCAGACACAGAGGCAAAACAAACAGATACCCAAAGAGTCAAGAGCAGTACAACTGAGAATGGAAAAAACACACGAAGAAAAGAGCACAATGGGCTCCCCTTTGGGGCTGGTGTTTAA